In Primulina eburnea isolate SZY01 chromosome 5, ASM2296580v1, whole genome shotgun sequence, a single window of DNA contains:
- the LOC140833151 gene encoding acyl carrier protein 1, chloroplastic-like isoform X1 — translation MPVISHSSCSPPPSSRSPSIHFQIHFPSHLDRTEMASFAASSVIISSVSCTFKQNQVTICDLSNLRKASLKGFLNWKRPALHFRVSCAAKPETVSKVCEIVRKQLALPADRDVTGDSKFATLGADSLDTVEIVMGLEEEFGISVEEESAQSITTVQDAADLIEKLMA, via the exons ATGCCCGTAATATCACATTCTTCGTGTTCTCCGCCACCCTCTTCTCGTTCCCCGTCGATCCATTTTCAGATCCATTTCCCTTCTCATCTTGATCGTACAGAAATGGCGTCTTTCGCTGCTTCCTCTGTTATTATCTCTTCTGTTTCTTGTACATTCAAGCAAAATCAGGTTACAATCTGCGAT CTCTCAAATCTGAGGAAGGCATCACTAAAGGGCTTCCTGAATTGGAAACGTCCCGCCCTCCATTTCCGAGTTTCCTGCGCg GCCAAACCAGAAACGGTGAGCAAAGTGTGTGAAATTGTTAGAAAGCAACTGGCTCTTCCTGCTGATCGGGACGTCACCGGAGACTCAAAGTTCGCAACACTTGGTGCTGATTCTCTTGACACG GTGGAGATAGTGATGGGGCTGGAGGAGGAATTCGGTATAAGCGTGGAGGAAGAAAGTGCCCAGAGTATCACCACCGTTCAAGATGCTGCAGATCTCATAGAGAAACTCATGGCTTGA
- the LOC140833151 gene encoding acyl carrier protein 1, chloroplastic-like isoform X2, giving the protein MPVISHSSCSPPPSSRSPSIHFQIHFPSHLDRTEMASFAASSVIISSVSCTFKQNQLSNLRKASLKGFLNWKRPALHFRVSCAAKPETVSKVCEIVRKQLALPADRDVTGDSKFATLGADSLDTVEIVMGLEEEFGISVEEESAQSITTVQDAADLIEKLMA; this is encoded by the exons ATGCCCGTAATATCACATTCTTCGTGTTCTCCGCCACCCTCTTCTCGTTCCCCGTCGATCCATTTTCAGATCCATTTCCCTTCTCATCTTGATCGTACAGAAATGGCGTCTTTCGCTGCTTCCTCTGTTATTATCTCTTCTGTTTCTTGTACATTCAAGCAAAATCAG CTCTCAAATCTGAGGAAGGCATCACTAAAGGGCTTCCTGAATTGGAAACGTCCCGCCCTCCATTTCCGAGTTTCCTGCGCg GCCAAACCAGAAACGGTGAGCAAAGTGTGTGAAATTGTTAGAAAGCAACTGGCTCTTCCTGCTGATCGGGACGTCACCGGAGACTCAAAGTTCGCAACACTTGGTGCTGATTCTCTTGACACG GTGGAGATAGTGATGGGGCTGGAGGAGGAATTCGGTATAAGCGTGGAGGAAGAAAGTGCCCAGAGTATCACCACCGTTCAAGATGCTGCAGATCTCATAGAGAAACTCATGGCTTGA